A genomic region of Bradyrhizobium sp. ORS 278 contains the following coding sequences:
- the odhB gene encoding 2-oxoglutarate dehydrogenase complex dihydrolipoyllysine-residue succinyltransferase, with product MTDIRVPTLGESVTEATIGRWFKKAGDAVAVDEPLVELETDKVTIEVPAPSAGTLGEIIAKDGETVAVGALLGQINDGAAAAKPAAAAPAPAPAKPAAAAPAPAPAPAKALPADTPQAPSVRKLSAESGVDATTVPGSGKDGRVTKGDMLAAIERAASAPTPVNQPAASVQVRAPSPADDAAREERVKMTRLRQTIARRLKDVQNTAAMLTTFNEVDMTHVMALRSQYKDVFEKKHGSKLGFMGFFTKAVVQALKDIPAVNAEIDGSDLIYKNYYHIGVAVGTDKGLVVPVVRDCDHKSIADIEKGIADFGRRARDGQLKIDEMQGGTFTITNGGIYGSLMSTPILNAPQSGILGMHKIQERPMVVGGKIEVRPMMYLALSYDHRVIDGKEAVTFLVRVKESLEDPARLVLDL from the coding sequence ATGACTGACATTCGCGTTCCGACGCTCGGTGAATCCGTCACCGAAGCCACCATCGGCCGCTGGTTCAAGAAGGCGGGCGACGCGGTCGCCGTCGACGAGCCGCTGGTCGAGCTCGAGACCGACAAGGTGACCATCGAGGTGCCCGCCCCGTCGGCCGGCACGCTCGGCGAGATCATCGCCAAGGACGGTGAGACCGTCGCCGTCGGCGCGCTGCTCGGCCAGATCAATGACGGCGCGGCCGCTGCCAAGCCGGCCGCCGCTGCGCCCGCGCCGGCTCCGGCAAAGCCCGCCGCGGCGGCTCCGGCTCCCGCGCCGGCGCCGGCCAAGGCGCTGCCGGCCGATACGCCGCAGGCCCCGTCGGTGCGCAAGCTCTCGGCCGAGAGCGGTGTCGATGCCACCACGGTGCCGGGCTCCGGCAAGGATGGCCGCGTCACCAAGGGCGACATGCTGGCCGCGATCGAGCGCGCCGCGTCGGCGCCGACCCCGGTCAATCAGCCCGCCGCATCCGTGCAGGTCCGCGCGCCGTCGCCTGCCGATGACGCCGCGCGCGAGGAGCGCGTCAAGATGACCCGGCTGCGCCAGACCATCGCGCGCCGTCTCAAGGACGTGCAGAACACCGCGGCGATGCTGACGACCTTCAACGAGGTCGACATGACCCACGTGATGGCGCTGCGCAGCCAGTACAAGGACGTGTTCGAGAAGAAGCACGGCTCCAAGCTCGGCTTCATGGGCTTCTTCACCAAGGCCGTGGTGCAGGCGCTGAAGGACATCCCGGCGGTCAACGCCGAGATCGACGGCAGCGACCTGATCTACAAGAACTACTATCATATCGGCGTCGCCGTCGGCACCGACAAGGGCCTGGTCGTGCCGGTCGTGCGCGACTGCGACCACAAGTCGATCGCCGACATCGAGAAGGGCATCGCCGATTTCGGCCGCCGCGCCCGTGACGGCCAGCTCAAGATCGACGAGATGCAGGGCGGCACCTTCACGATCACCAATGGCGGCATCTACGGCTCGCTGATGTCGACGCCGATCCTGAACGCGCCGCAGTCCGGCATCCTCGGCATGCACAAGATCCAGGAGCGTCCGATGGTGGTCGGCGGCAAGATCGAGGTGCGCCCGATGATGTATCTGGCGCTGTCCTATGATCACCGCGTCATCGACGGCAAGGAAGCCGTCACCTTCCTGGTGCGCGTCAAGGAAAGCCTGGAAGATCCGGCGCGGCTCGTCCTGGATCTCTGA
- a CDS encoding SDR family oxidoreductase has translation MTDRVAVITGGSRGIGRATAIAAVSRGFKIVVGYASNEAAAQSTVAAIEAKNGKAIAVKCDVGREHDILALFKAADKFGTLGALINNAGIVGPTTRVDEMSAERIERLMAVNVTGSILCAREAVKRMSTRHGGQGGVIINLSSVAAKLGSPNTYVDYAASKGAIDSFTVGLGHEVANEGIRVAAIRPGLIDTDIHASGGEPDRAHRLAPMVPMKRVGTAEEIANAIVWLLSDEASYVTSAILDVSGGR, from the coding sequence ATGACCGACAGGGTTGCAGTGATCACCGGCGGCAGCCGCGGCATCGGCCGCGCCACCGCAATCGCCGCTGTATCGCGCGGCTTCAAGATCGTGGTCGGCTACGCCTCCAATGAGGCCGCCGCGCAGAGCACCGTCGCCGCCATCGAGGCCAAGAACGGCAAGGCGATCGCGGTGAAATGCGACGTCGGCCGCGAGCACGACATCCTCGCGCTGTTCAAGGCGGCCGACAAGTTCGGCACCCTCGGTGCCCTCATCAACAATGCCGGCATCGTCGGCCCGACCACACGCGTCGACGAGATGAGCGCCGAGCGCATCGAGCGCTTGATGGCGGTCAATGTCACCGGCAGCATTCTCTGCGCAAGAGAGGCCGTGAAGCGGATGTCGACGCGGCATGGCGGGCAGGGCGGGGTGATCATCAATCTGTCGTCGGTCGCTGCCAAGCTCGGCTCACCCAATACCTATGTCGACTATGCCGCCTCGAAGGGCGCGATCGATTCCTTCACCGTCGGCCTCGGCCACGAGGTCGCCAATGAGGGCATCCGCGTCGCCGCCATCCGGCCGGGCCTGATCGATACCGACATCCACGCCTCGGGCGGCGAACCCGATCGCGCCCATCGGCTTGCTCCCATGGTGCCGATGAAGCGCGTCGGCACCGCGGAGGAAATCGCCAATGCCATCGTCTGGCTGCTCTCGGACGAGGCCTCCTATGTCACTTCGGCCATTCTCGACGTGTCGGGCGGACGCTGA
- a CDS encoding septal ring lytic transglycosylase RlpA family protein, whose product MLKLNNLSAGKIAGSRTALAVAVTLIVGGTATEASARSRHHHHHHARHHHHMARQAAQPAADSFSNGWSNNSSWMNSNASVAPTSGTGRTFSGMASYYGNESGSRTASGQRMNANAMTCAHRSLPFGTKLRVTHGGNSVIVTVNDRGPFIRGRVLDLSTGAARAIGLTRSGVGRVTAEVVS is encoded by the coding sequence ATGCTGAAACTCAACAACCTCTCGGCTGGCAAGATCGCCGGCTCGCGTACCGCACTCGCCGTTGCCGTGACGCTGATCGTCGGTGGCACCGCCACCGAAGCCTCGGCCCGCTCCAGGCACCATCACCATCATCACGCTCGCCATCATCATCACATGGCGCGCCAGGCTGCTCAGCCCGCAGCAGACTCCTTTTCTAACGGCTGGTCGAACAACTCGTCCTGGATGAATTCCAATGCCTCGGTCGCGCCGACGTCCGGCACCGGCCGCACCTTCTCGGGCATGGCGTCCTACTACGGCAACGAGTCCGGCAGCCGCACCGCCTCCGGCCAGCGCATGAACGCCAACGCCATGACCTGCGCCCACCGCTCGCTGCCGTTCGGCACCAAGCTGCGCGTCACCCACGGCGGCAACAGCGTCATCGTCACCGTCAATGATCGTGGTCCGTTCATCCGCGGCCGCGTGCTCGACCTCTCGACCGGCGCCGCCCGCGCCATCGGCCTGACCCGCTCGGGCGTCGGCCGCGTGACCGCCGAGGTCGTGTCGTAA
- a CDS encoding primosomal protein N' — protein sequence MDRPTDLFPGATSAAGVVDVLVPVALDHTYSYRVPRGMALKPGDVVGVPLGPREVLAVVWAENANPDPRLHNRLKDVSEKLDVPPLKPELRSLVDWVANYTLSPRGMVLRMALRMGEHLGPERVRLGVRLVGEPPKRLTPARRRVIEAVSDGLLHGKSDLVREIGVSASVIDGLVDEGTLTVEAMPRVLPPPTPDPSFAQPEFFDAQLAGVEAMRALAACGTFNVALLDGVTGSGKTEVYFEAVAETVRRGRQSLILMPEIALTGQFLERFSRRFGVRPLEWHSELTPRTRQRNWAAIAAGEAPVVVGARSALFLPYADLGLIVVDEEHDQAYKQDEGAHYHARDMAVVRGHIAKFPVVLASATPSVETEVNARKGRYQRVALPSRFGGQHMPHIEAIDLRREPPPRGRYVSPRLAGHIRTAIERGEQALLFLNRRGYAPLTLCRACGHRFACTICDAWLVDHRFRQRLVCHHCGFSMARPPTCPHCAAEESLVAVGPGVERLQEEAAALFPDARSMVLSSDLITSIETMRAELTAIAEGRVDLIIGTQLVAKGHNFPRLNLVGVVDADLGLGNGDPRAAERTWQLLNQVIGRAGREQGRGRGYLQTHQPEHPVMKALVACDREAFYTSEIEARERTGYPPFGRLASLIISAGDRPTAEGFARRLVASAPREEGVLLLGPAEAPLAVIKGRYRFRLLLKSARNFDLSDYLRHWLAHAEKPKGNLKLEVDVDPQSFL from the coding sequence ATGGACCGCCCGACCGATCTCTTTCCAGGTGCCACCAGCGCGGCCGGCGTGGTCGACGTGCTGGTTCCGGTCGCGCTCGATCACACCTATTCCTACCGCGTGCCGCGCGGCATGGCGCTGAAGCCGGGCGATGTGGTCGGTGTGCCGCTCGGCCCCCGCGAGGTGCTGGCAGTCGTATGGGCCGAGAACGCCAATCCCGATCCGCGCCTGCACAACCGGCTCAAGGACGTCAGCGAAAAGCTCGATGTGCCGCCGCTCAAGCCGGAGCTGCGGTCGCTGGTCGACTGGGTCGCCAATTACACGCTGTCGCCGCGCGGCATGGTGCTGCGGATGGCCCTGCGCATGGGCGAGCATCTCGGCCCCGAGCGGGTCCGGCTCGGCGTCCGCCTAGTCGGCGAGCCCCCGAAGCGCCTGACGCCGGCGCGGCGGCGGGTGATCGAGGCGGTGTCGGACGGCTTGCTGCATGGCAAGTCCGATCTCGTCCGCGAGATCGGCGTCTCTGCGAGCGTGATCGACGGCCTGGTCGACGAGGGGACGCTGACTGTCGAAGCCATGCCGCGCGTGCTGCCGCCGCCGACGCCCGATCCGTCCTTCGCGCAGCCGGAGTTCTTCGATGCCCAGCTCGCCGGCGTCGAGGCCATGCGGGCTCTGGCGGCGTGCGGCACCTTCAACGTCGCGCTGCTCGACGGCGTCACCGGCTCCGGCAAGACCGAGGTGTATTTCGAGGCCGTGGCCGAGACGGTCCGGCGCGGCCGGCAGTCGCTGATCCTGATGCCGGAGATCGCGCTGACAGGGCAGTTTCTCGAGCGCTTCTCGCGCCGCTTCGGCGTGCGTCCCCTGGAATGGCATTCCGAGCTGACGCCGCGTACCCGCCAGCGCAATTGGGCGGCGATTGCCGCCGGCGAGGCGCCGGTCGTGGTCGGCGCGCGCTCGGCGCTGTTCCTGCCCTATGCCGATCTTGGTCTCATCGTCGTCGATGAGGAGCACGACCAGGCCTACAAGCAGGACGAGGGCGCGCATTACCACGCCCGCGACATGGCGGTGGTGCGCGGCCATATCGCCAAGTTTCCGGTGGTGCTGGCCTCCGCGACGCCCTCGGTCGAGACCGAGGTCAATGCCCGCAAGGGCCGCTACCAGCGCGTCGCGCTGCCGTCGCGCTTCGGCGGCCAGCACATGCCGCATATCGAGGCCATCGATCTCCGCCGCGAGCCGCCGCCGCGCGGCCGCTACGTCTCGCCGCGGCTGGCCGGCCATATCCGCACCGCGATCGAGCGCGGCGAGCAGGCGCTCTTGTTCCTGAACCGCCGCGGCTATGCGCCGCTGACCCTGTGCCGCGCCTGCGGCCACCGCTTCGCCTGCACCATCTGCGACGCCTGGCTGGTCGACCACCGATTTCGGCAGCGGTTGGTCTGTCATCACTGCGGGTTCTCGATGGCGCGGCCGCCGACCTGTCCGCATTGCGCGGCCGAGGAGTCGCTGGTCGCCGTCGGTCCCGGCGTGGAGCGGCTGCAGGAGGAGGCGGCGGCGCTGTTTCCGGACGCCCGCAGCATGGTGCTGTCGAGCGACCTGATCACCTCGATCGAGACCATGCGCGCGGAGCTGACGGCGATCGCGGAGGGCCGCGTCGATCTCATCATCGGTACCCAGCTCGTGGCCAAGGGCCACAACTTCCCGCGGCTCAATCTGGTCGGGGTGGTCGACGCCGATCTCGGCCTCGGGAATGGCGATCCGCGCGCCGCCGAGCGCACCTGGCAACTTCTCAACCAGGTGATCGGTCGCGCCGGCCGCGAGCAGGGACGTGGCCGCGGCTATCTGCAGACCCACCAGCCCGAGCACCCCGTGATGAAGGCGCTGGTCGCCTGCGACCGCGAGGCGTTCTACACCAGCGAGATCGAGGCGCGCGAACGCACCGGCTATCCGCCGTTCGGCCGGCTGGCAAGCCTGATCATCTCGGCCGGCGACCGGCCGACAGCGGAAGGATTTGCGAGACGGCTGGTGGCGTCAGCGCCGCGGGAAGAGGGCGTCCTGCTGCTCGGCCCGGCCGAGGCGCCGCTGGCCGTCATCAAGGGCCGCTACCGTTTCCGGTTGCTGCTCAAGTCGGCGCGCAATTTCGATCTGTCGGATTACCTGCGCCACTGGCTGGCGCATGCCGAGAAGCCCAAGGGCAACCTCAAGCTCGAGGTCGACGTCGACCCGCAGAGCTTCTTGTAG
- a CDS encoding F0F1 ATP synthase subunit delta produces the protein MAAEDPSVSGVSGRYATALFELARDEKSVDAVKADLDKFNALLDESADLKRLVRSPVFGADTQLKALNAVLDKAGIAGVAANVLRVLTTNRRLFAVADVIRAFNALVAKYKGEATADVTVAEPISDKNLDALKAALKTVTGKDVALNVKVDPAIIGGLVVKLGSRMIDSSLRTKLNSIKHAMKEAG, from the coding sequence GTGGCTGCTGAAGATCCCTCCGTATCCGGTGTGTCCGGTCGTTACGCGACGGCCCTGTTTGAATTGGCCCGTGACGAAAAGTCCGTCGATGCGGTCAAGGCCGATCTCGACAAATTCAATGCTCTTCTCGACGAGAGTGCCGATCTGAAGCGTCTGGTCCGCAGCCCCGTGTTCGGCGCCGATACACAGCTCAAGGCGCTCAACGCGGTGCTCGACAAGGCCGGCATCGCCGGTGTCGCCGCCAACGTGCTGCGCGTGCTGACCACCAATCGCCGCCTGTTCGCGGTGGCCGACGTGATCCGCGCCTTCAATGCGCTGGTCGCCAAATACAAGGGTGAAGCCACGGCCGACGTCACCGTCGCCGAGCCGATCTCCGACAAGAATCTCGACGCCTTGAAGGCCGCCCTGAAGACGGTGACCGGCAAGGACGTCGCGCTCAACGTGAAAGTCGATCCAGCGATTATCGGCGGGCTCGTCGTCAAGCTCGGCAGCCGCATGATCGATAGTTCGCTTCGCACCAAACTCAACTCGATCAAGCACGCGATGAAAGAGGCAGGCTGA
- the lpdA gene encoding dihydrolipoyl dehydrogenase, whose amino-acid sequence MATYDLVVIGTGPGGYVCAIRAAQLGMKVAVVEKNATLGGTCLNVGCMPSKALLHASELFEEAGHSFAKMGIKVSAPEVDLPSMMNFKQQGIDGNVKGVEFLMKKNKIDVLQGKGKILGTGKVQVTGNDGAAQTVETKNIVIATGSDIARLKGIEIDEKRIVSSTGALALDKVPSSLLVVGAGVIGLELGSVWRRLGAKVTVVEFLDRILPGMDLEIAKQFQRILEKQGFAFKLGAKVTGVDTSGAKLSATIEPAAGGAAEKIDADVVLVAIGRVPYTDGLGLQEAGVALDNRGRVQIDHHFATSVPGVYAIGDVVAGPMLAHKAEDEGVACAEILAGQAGHVNYDVIPGVVYTTPEVASVGKTEDELKQAGIVYTVGKFPFTANGRSKVNQTTDGFVKILADAKTDRVLGAHIIGREAGEMIHEAAVLMEFGGSAEDLARTCHAHPTRSEAVKEAALAVGKRAIHM is encoded by the coding sequence ATGGCTACTTACGATCTCGTCGTCATCGGCACCGGACCCGGTGGTTATGTCTGCGCCATCCGCGCAGCGCAGCTCGGCATGAAGGTGGCCGTGGTCGAGAAGAACGCCACCCTCGGCGGCACCTGCCTCAATGTCGGCTGCATGCCCTCGAAGGCGCTGCTGCACGCCTCGGAGCTGTTCGAGGAGGCCGGACACTCCTTCGCCAAGATGGGCATCAAGGTGTCGGCGCCCGAGGTCGATCTGCCGTCGATGATGAACTTCAAGCAGCAGGGCATCGATGGCAACGTCAAAGGCGTCGAGTTCCTGATGAAGAAGAACAAGATCGACGTCCTCCAGGGCAAGGGCAAGATCCTCGGTACCGGCAAGGTTCAGGTCACCGGCAATGACGGCGCGGCGCAGACCGTCGAGACCAAGAACATCGTGATCGCCACCGGCTCGGATATCGCGCGGCTCAAGGGCATCGAGATCGACGAGAAGCGCATCGTGTCCTCCACCGGCGCGCTGGCGCTGGACAAGGTGCCGTCGAGCCTGCTCGTGGTCGGCGCCGGCGTGATCGGGCTCGAGCTCGGCTCGGTGTGGCGCCGCCTCGGCGCCAAGGTCACTGTGGTCGAATTCCTCGACCGCATCCTGCCCGGCATGGACCTGGAGATCGCCAAACAGTTCCAGCGCATCCTCGAGAAGCAGGGCTTTGCGTTCAAGCTCGGCGCCAAGGTCACCGGCGTCGATACGTCAGGCGCGAAGCTCTCGGCCACGATCGAGCCGGCCGCAGGCGGCGCCGCCGAGAAGATCGACGCCGATGTCGTGCTGGTCGCGATCGGCCGCGTGCCCTACACCGACGGCCTCGGGCTGCAGGAAGCCGGCGTCGCGCTCGACAATCGCGGCCGCGTCCAGATCGATCATCATTTCGCGACCAGCGTGCCCGGCGTCTACGCCATCGGCGACGTCGTCGCCGGCCCGATGCTCGCGCACAAGGCCGAGGATGAAGGCGTCGCCTGCGCCGAGATCCTCGCCGGCCAGGCCGGCCACGTGAACTACGACGTGATCCCCGGCGTGGTCTACACCACGCCGGAAGTGGCCTCGGTCGGCAAGACCGAGGACGAGCTGAAGCAGGCCGGTATTGTTTATACCGTCGGTAAGTTTCCGTTCACCGCGAATGGACGTTCCAAGGTCAACCAGACCACTGACGGCTTCGTGAAGATTCTCGCAGATGCGAAGACCGACCGCGTGCTCGGCGCTCACATCATCGGCCGCGAAGCCGGTGAAATGATCCACGAAGCCGCCGTATTGATGGAGTTCGGTGGCTCGGCTGAGGATCTGGCGCGCACCTGCCACGCGCATCCGACGCGCTCGGAGGCGGTCAAGGAAGCCGCTCTTGCGGTGGGCAAGCGCGCCATCCACATGTGA
- a CDS encoding tyrosine recombinase XerC, producing the protein MAKTAEATDNAPDLPDLIGADDGVVRAMTQWLAHLRSERRLSPKTVEAYARDLRQCLQFLCTHWGEPVTLPRFAALEASDIRAFMAMRRADDIAGRSLMRTLAGLRSFGRFLEREGQGKVGALAGVRAPKIAKSLPKPLPMDSAKRLTDADERAGESRETWVLARDAAVMALLYGSGLRISEALGLKRREVPRPGEGDVLIVTGKGNKTRMVPVLQNVLALIDEYARLCPYPLPAEGPMFLGAKGGPLSPRIIQLAMERLRGALGLPDSATPHALRHSFATHLLSRGGDLRAIQELLGHASLSTTQVYTGIDSERLLQVYASAHPRR; encoded by the coding sequence ATGGCAAAGACGGCAGAAGCGACTGACAACGCGCCCGACCTCCCCGACCTCATCGGTGCCGACGACGGCGTCGTACGCGCCATGACGCAGTGGCTGGCGCATTTGCGCAGCGAACGGCGGCTGTCGCCGAAGACGGTCGAGGCCTATGCGCGCGACCTCCGGCAATGCCTGCAATTCCTCTGCACGCATTGGGGCGAGCCGGTCACGCTCCCGCGCTTCGCCGCGCTGGAGGCCTCCGACATCCGCGCTTTCATGGCGATGCGCCGCGCCGACGACATCGCCGGCCGATCCCTGATGCGGACCTTGGCGGGCCTGCGCTCGTTCGGCCGCTTCCTGGAGCGCGAGGGCCAGGGCAAGGTCGGCGCACTTGCAGGCGTGCGCGCGCCAAAGATCGCCAAGAGCCTGCCGAAGCCGCTGCCGATGGACTCCGCCAAGCGTCTCACGGACGCCGACGAGCGCGCCGGCGAGTCACGCGAGACCTGGGTGCTGGCGCGCGACGCCGCCGTAATGGCCCTGCTCTATGGCTCAGGCCTGCGCATCTCCGAGGCGCTCGGCCTGAAGCGGCGCGAGGTGCCGCGCCCCGGCGAAGGCGACGTGCTGATCGTGACCGGCAAGGGCAACAAGACCCGCATGGTGCCGGTGCTGCAGAACGTGCTTGCGCTGATCGATGAATACGCACGTCTGTGCCCCTACCCGCTGCCCGCCGAGGGCCCGATGTTTCTCGGCGCCAAGGGCGGTCCGCTGAGCCCGCGCATCATCCAGCTGGCGATGGAGCGGCTGCGCGGCGCGCTCGGCCTGCCGGACAGCGCCACGCCGCACGCGCTGCGCCATTCCTTCGCGACGCATCTGTTGTCGCGCGGCGGCGATTTGCGCGCGATCCAGGAGCTGCTCGGGCACGCCTCGCTGTCGACCACACAGGTCTACACCGGCATCGATTCGGAGCGGCTGCTGCAGGTCTACGCGTCGGCGCATCCGCGGCGGTGA
- a CDS encoding DUF4337 domain-containing protein, which produces MSAHESMEHAEHAEHASGENKKIALLIAVIALFLALSETLGKGAQTESISKNVEASNLWAFFQAKTVRRTVVQTAAEQGKLNLPALPDDASKAALQKQIDDWQKNAARYRSEPETGEGSEQLAERAKHAEHERDEATAKYHHYELASAAFQIGIVLASATIITGMIVLAWVSGGLALVGIAMTLLGLFQPHLLHLH; this is translated from the coding sequence ATGAGCGCACATGAGAGCATGGAGCATGCGGAGCACGCCGAGCACGCATCGGGCGAGAACAAGAAGATTGCCCTGCTGATCGCGGTGATCGCGCTGTTCCTGGCGTTGTCGGAAACGCTGGGCAAAGGTGCGCAGACCGAATCGATCAGCAAGAACGTCGAGGCGTCCAACCTCTGGGCCTTCTTCCAGGCTAAGACCGTGCGTCGCACGGTGGTACAGACGGCGGCCGAACAGGGCAAGCTGAACCTGCCGGCGCTGCCGGATGATGCATCAAAGGCCGCGCTGCAGAAACAGATCGACGATTGGCAGAAGAATGCCGCCCGTTACCGCTCGGAGCCGGAGACCGGCGAAGGCAGCGAGCAGCTCGCGGAACGCGCCAAGCACGCCGAGCACGAGCGCGACGAAGCGACCGCCAAATACCACCACTACGAACTCGCCTCGGCCGCCTTCCAGATCGGTATCGTGCTGGCCTCGGCGACGATCATCACAGGTATGATCGTGCTGGCCTGGGTATCGGGCGGCCTCGCGCTGGTCGGCATTGCGATGACCTTGCTCGGGCTATTCCAGCCGCATCTGCTGCATCTGCATTGA
- the atpA gene encoding F0F1 ATP synthase subunit alpha, protein MDIRAAEISAILKDQIKNFGQEAEVTEVGQVLSVGDGIARVYGLDNVQAGEMVEFENGTRGMALNLETDNVGVVIFGADREIKEGQTVKRTRAIVDAPVGKGLLGRVVDALGNPIDGKGPIQFTERKRVDVKAPGIIPRKSVNEPMATGLKAIDALIPIGRGQRELIIGDRQTGKTAIALDTILNQKPLNAQPDEKIKLYCVYVAVGQKRSTVAQFVKVLEEQGALEYSIVVAATASDPAPMQYLAPFTGCTMGEYFRDNGMHAVIIYDDLSKQAVAYRQMSLLLRRPPGREAYPGDVFYLHSRLLERAAKLNETQGAGSLTALPVIETQANDVSAYIPTNVISITDGQIFLETDLFFQGIRPAVNVGLSVSRVGSSAQTKAMKKVAGKIKGELAQYREMAAFAQFGSDLDAATQRLLNRGSRLTELLKQPQFSPLKMEEQVCVIWAGTNGFLDGLPLNKVRAFEDGLLSLLRGKHADLLNTIRDTRDLSDDSAAKLKAAVEGFAKTFS, encoded by the coding sequence ATGGACATCCGCGCCGCGGAAATTTCCGCGATCCTCAAGGACCAGATCAAGAATTTCGGGCAGGAAGCCGAAGTCACCGAAGTCGGGCAGGTGCTGTCCGTCGGTGACGGTATCGCCCGCGTCTACGGTCTCGACAACGTCCAGGCCGGTGAAATGGTCGAGTTCGAGAACGGCACCCGCGGCATGGCGCTGAACCTCGAGACCGACAATGTCGGCGTCGTCATCTTCGGCGCCGACCGCGAGATCAAGGAAGGCCAGACCGTCAAGCGCACCCGCGCCATCGTCGACGCGCCCGTCGGCAAGGGCCTGCTCGGCCGCGTCGTCGACGCCCTCGGCAACCCGATCGACGGCAAGGGCCCGATCCAGTTCACCGAGCGCAAGCGCGTCGACGTCAAGGCGCCCGGCATCATTCCGCGCAAGTCGGTCAACGAGCCGATGGCCACCGGCCTGAAGGCGATCGACGCCCTGATCCCGATCGGCCGCGGCCAGCGCGAGCTGATCATCGGCGACCGTCAGACCGGCAAGACCGCGATCGCGCTCGACACCATCCTGAACCAGAAGCCGCTCAACGCCCAGCCTGACGAGAAGATCAAGCTGTACTGCGTCTATGTGGCCGTCGGTCAGAAGCGTTCGACCGTCGCCCAGTTCGTGAAGGTGCTGGAAGAGCAGGGCGCGCTGGAATACTCGATCGTGGTCGCCGCGACCGCGTCCGATCCGGCCCCGATGCAGTACCTGGCGCCGTTCACCGGCTGCACCATGGGCGAGTACTTCCGCGACAACGGCATGCACGCCGTCATCATCTATGACGACCTCTCCAAGCAGGCCGTCGCCTACCGCCAGATGTCGCTGCTGCTGCGCCGTCCGCCGGGCCGCGAGGCCTATCCGGGCGACGTGTTCTACCTGCACTCCCGCCTGCTCGAGCGCGCCGCCAAGCTGAACGAGACCCAGGGTGCGGGCTCGCTGACCGCTCTGCCAGTCATCGAAACCCAGGCCAACGACGTGTCGGCCTACATCCCGACCAACGTCATCTCGATCACCGACGGCCAGATCTTCCTGGAAACCGACCTGTTCTTCCAGGGCATCCGCCCCGCCGTGAACGTCGGTCTGTCGGTGTCGCGCGTCGGCTCGTCGGCGCAGACCAAGGCGATGAAGAAGGTCGCCGGCAAGATCAAGGGCGAGCTGGCGCAGTACCGCGAAATGGCGGCCTTCGCCCAGTTCGGCTCCGACCTCGACGCGGCGACCCAGCGCCTGCTGAACCGCGGCTCGCGCCTGACCGAGCTCCTGAAACAGCCGCAGTTCTCGCCGCTGAAGATGGAAGAGCAGGTGTGCGTGATCTGGGCCGGCACCAACGGCTTCCTCGACGGTCTTCCGCTCAACAAGGTCCGCGCCTTCGAGGACGGCCTGCTGTCGCTGCTGCGCGGCAAGCACGCCGACCTCTTGAACACGATCCGCGACACGCGCGATCTGTCGGATGACAGCGCGGCCAAGCTGAAGGCTGCGGTCGAAGGTTTTGCCAAGACCTTCTCCTGA